The sequence CGAGTGCCTTCTTCAGGAATGCCAGCCAGCGCTTCTGGTCTGCCGTCTCGGCGGATTTTGACGCCTGGGTGAGATCGGTCTCGCCGAGCGATTCGAGTGCGTTCAAGGCGCGGTCGATGCCGACGATGGTCTCCACGAGTTCCTCACCTCGCGCACGATCGATGTCCTCGTGTTCCAGTTGCCTGCGGCGCTCCTGGCGTTCTGCACGGAGGCGTTTCTTGACGGAATCGACCCGTTCGCGGTGGTTGGCTGGAACCTCCGCTTGCCGTTTCGTCTCGAACACGAACGACTGCAACTCGAATGGCTCTCCCTGGAGGTCGATGGTCTCCGGGACGCTGGCCCCGACCGTCGCCCCGTCCCGACCGATCCGCTCGAGCAGCTGCTTTCGCTCGTACTCCTTCACGCCCGAATATTGGCGTGGCGACACAAAATACCTGTCCGTCGGTGGGCCGGAACGGAGGGGATGGGCTGGCGATCGTGGGCGACGAATTCACTCTCACCGGAACTACTTTCCCCCGCTCGGACTAACGTGGGCCAAATGGCGACGTGCGACGTGTGTGGGCGCGAAGAGGGGATGCCCTACCAATGTCGGCTCTGCGGTGGCACATTCTGTTCGGAGCACCGACTGCCCGAGGCCCACGACTGTCCGGGACTCGATAACTGGAACGACCCCGGTGGTGTCTTCGATTCGGGGTTCGACGAGTCGGTCGATTCGAGTCGGTCATCGTCGCGCTCGGTGACGGACGCGATCCCGATCGATACCGGGCCTGGGGGCGTTTTCGCGTACTTCCGGAACAACCTGACCTACCTCTTTCTCGCGTTGATGTGGGTCACCTTCCTGCTCGAAGCGATCGTCCTCTTCGTCCTGGGCGACGTCGTGCTGTTCCGGACGCTGTTCACGCTCTCCTCGGACAACGTCACCTACGTCTGGACGTGGGTGACCTCGATCTTCGCCCACGACCCCGGTGGCTTCTTCCACATCTTCTTCAACAGCATCGTGCTGTACTTCTTCGGGCCGGTGGTCGAACGCCGGGTCGGGTCGAAGAAGTTCGTCGCGCTGTTCCTCATCAGCGGCGCCGTCGCGGGCCTCGCCCAGGTGCTCGCGGTCATGGCGGTCGGTGGCTCCACCTCGGTCCTCGGGGCGAGTGGTGCCATCGCCGCGCTCCTGGGCGTGCTGACGGTGTTGAACCCGAACCTCCGCATCTACCTCTACTTCATCATCCCGATGCCCCTGTGGGTCGCCACGGCGTTGTTCGCCGGCTACTCCATCATGGTGAGTACCGCTGGCGGCATCGGCTTCGGTGGCGTCGCCCAACTCGCCCACCTGGCCGGCCTGGGCATCGGGCTGGCGTACGGAGTCGTCCTGAAGCGCCGGGGGGCCCGGGCGCCCCAGCAACTCCAGTTCGGCGGCCGGGGCGGCGGCCGTCGCGGCCGCGGCCGGTTCTGAGATGGAGGTGGTCCGGCCAGAGTACCTCCCCGACCCTGCCCTCGACCGGGCAGCGATGGAAGCCCTCCAGCGGGCCATCGCAGACGACGCCCGCTTCGAAGACGACGGGCGCATCGACCCGGCCGAGTTGACGATCGACGAGCCGCTGGAACTGCCTGATGGTACCGTCTCCGTGTCACCCGCGACGACCGCCCCCATCGTCGTCGGAATCGACCAGGCGTTCGCCGAGGAACGTGCCGTGAGTGCCGCTATCGCCATTCAGGACGGTCGCGTGGTCGACTGGTCGGTCGGCCGCGAACCGCTCCAGCTGCCCTACATCCCCGGATTGCTGGCGTTTCGCGAGGCGGGCGCCATCGTCGACGCGCTCGAGGGCCTCTCCGTGGAGCCGACGCTGCTAGTCCTCGACGGGAGCGGCCGTCTCCACTTCCGGCAAGCCGGTATCGCGACCCACGTGGGTGTCGTCTTCGACGTTCCGGCCATCGGCGTGGCGAAGTCGTTGCTGTGCGGACGGCCGGCCCGATCACTGGCGGAGCCACTGCCGGCGGGGACGCGGGTGCCGATCCTCGCCGACGATTCGGTGGACGCAGACCTCGACACCGTCATCGGGCACGCGTATCAGTCACGACAGTTCTCCTATCCCGAGCGTCGGCACGTGAACCCGTTGTTCGTCAGTCCGGGCCATCGGATCAGTGCCGAGACGACCGTCGAGGCCGTCGGAGCGTTGTCGGCGGGGTACAAACTCCCCGAGCCGACGCGACTGGCCGATCGGGCCGTCGACGTGTGCAAGGATTAACTATCGGTCGTGCGAGGGTACGGTATGGAACGGACGGTACTCATCACTGGCTGTTCGTCCGGCATCGGTCGGGCGACGGTCCGCGCATATCTCTCCGAGGGGTGGACGGTATACGCGACCGCGAGAGACGTGGCGGACATCGCCGATCTGGCCGACGCGGGTGCGGAGACCAGGGAACTCGACGTAACACGGCCGGCGCAGTGCCGGGACGTCGTCGAGGAGATTGTTGATTCGGCGGGCCGTCTCGACGTCCTCGTGAACAACGCCGGCTACGCTCAGTTCGGTGCACTCGAAGACGTGCCAACGCGGGAGGTACAGCGACAGTTCGACGTGAACGTCTACGGCCCGCATCGGCTCATCCGGGCCGCCCTCCCGCACATGCGGGACGCCGAGGATGGAACCATCGTCAACGTCTCGAGCGTGACGGGCAGACTCGCCACGCCCGGAATGGGTGTCTACGCTGGTTCGAAATTCGCCCTCGAGGGGATGAGCGACGCTCTCAGAGGCGAGGTCGGGCAGTTCGGGGTCGACGTGGTCGTGGTCGAACCGGGCCCGGTCGAGACGAACTTCGACGACCGAGCGCGACGGGAAGTGCGTACGATCGACTCGAACCCGGCGTACGACGACCTCTACGACCTGTACGAGGACTACACCGCGATGTCCGGTGTCGGGGCCGTCTCACCGGCCGAGGTCGCCGACGTGATCCTCGAGGCCGGCGTCTCGACCGACCCGGAACCCCGGTATGCCGTCGGGCAGGTCGCCCGGTACAGCCTCCTCGGACGGTTCGTCCCCGACCGCTGGCGTGACACCATCTTCTCACTCCTCCAGCGTCTGCCATGACTGACGCCGGTTCCCCGGCTCCCAACACGGAGATACGCGACCGCGATTCGCTCGCTACGTCGCCCACGAGAGATCTAGCCCTCTCCTGTCTGGAAGCGGGTATCGACGCCGCCCACCCCGAACGGGTGATTCGCGACGCCGTTGTTGTCGAAGACGGCCGCCTCCAGGTCGCCGACGCCACCTACGACCTCTACCCCTTCCGGCGAATCCTCGTCCTGGGCGGCGGGAACGCGGCGGCCCACGTCGCCACCGCGATCGAATCCGTCCTCGGTGACCGCCTCGACGGCGGAGTCGTCGTGACGGACGACCCGGTGTCCCTCGAGTCGGTTACCGTCCTCCCCGGCGACCACCCGGTCCCCAGCCAGCAGGGGGTCGAATCGACCGAGCAACTCCTCGAGACGGCCAGGGAGGTCGACGAAGATACCCTGGTCGTCGGGGTCATCACTGGTGGAGGGAGCGCTCTCATGGCCGCTCCTGCGCCGGGGCTCTCGCTCGCCGACCTCCGCGAGACGACCGACGCGCTCCTGCGGAGCGGCGCGACCATCCACGAGATCAACGCGGTCCGCAAACACTGTTCGGCCATCAAGGGCGGGCAACTCGCGGACGCACTCGCTCCCGCGACGGTCGTCTCGTTGGTCCTCTCGGACGTCGTCGGCAACGACCTCGACGTCATCGCCAGTGGGCCGATGGTCCCCGACCGCTCGTCGTTCGCAGACGCCCTCGCCGTCCTGGACACGTACGACGTCACGGTTCCGGAGTCCGTCCGGGATCGACTCGAAGCGGGGGCCGACGGACGGATCGCCGAGACCCCCACTGCGGGTGATTCGATATTCGACGGCGTGAACACGCACGTGCTCGCGGATGGGTTCACCGCGCTCGAGGCTGCAGCGGCGACCGCCGCCGAGGCCGGTTACGACCCACTGATCCTCTCGTCCCGACTCGAAGGGGAATCTCGGGACCTGGGGTCGACACACGCTGCGATCGTCGACGAGATGCAGGCCACGGGACACCCCGTCGACCCACCCGCGGTGCTGCTCTCGGGTGGCGAGACGACGGTTTCGGTCACCGGCGACGGCCACGGCGGCCCGAACCAGGAGTTCGCGCTCTCGGCTGCGCTCTCGACCGACGCCGATGCGGTCGTCGCCGCCGTCGACACCGACGGTATCGACGGCAACTCGGCGGCGGCCGGGGCGATTCTCGATGGCGGCGCGGATTTCGACCAGCGGGCAAAACGAGCCCTCGCGGACAACGACGTCACTCCCTATCTCGACGAACGATCGTCGCTGGTCGTCACCGGGCCGACGGGAACGAACGTCAACGACCTGCGGGTGCTGGTCGTTCCCCGGTGATCACTGGAGGCAGGCGGCGACGACGCGGAGCATCCGTTCGCCGGCGACCTCGTCGGCGAACAGGGGGACCCGCTTGACGTCGTGGCCGCGGAACAGGTCTTGTGCGGACTGCAAGGCACCCTGTTGGACCGCCCACCGGCGCTGACAGAATTCGCAGTGTTCCAGGTCCGGTGAGACGAACGTCTCCTCGGGCACGTCGTCGGTCACCTGGGAGAGCGGCTCCATCACCCGGTTGACGACGACGGTACCGACGGGGATGCCGAACTCCTCGAGTCGGGAGCGGAGTCTGAGCGACTCCTGGACGGCCATCTCCTCCGGGACGGTGACGATGCGGAAGTCCGTCCGCTGCGGATCGCGGAGGATCGCTCGCAGCCGCTCCACCCGATCGGCGAGTTCGTCCAGGTCGTCCATGCCGTCTCCCTCGGCGGGCGCCTCCTCGCCGAACATTCCCTTTACGCCCTCCATCAGCCCGCCCAGGCGCTCGCGGAGGGCCACGAAGCGGCCGACCATCGAGTCCAGGAGTTCCGGCAGCTCGAGCAACCGGAGCGTGTGACCGGTCGGCGCGGTGTCCACGACGACGCGGTCGAATCGCTGGTCGTCGAGGTAGGTCAGGAGCAGTTGCATCGCGGCGGCCTCGTCGGCGCCCGGCATCTGTCCGCCCATCATCGGGTCGAACCCCTCGTCACCGAGGAGGTCGCCGAGCGGTCCCATCGCCGACCCGTCGTCCCCGAATATCGGCGCTTCGTCCATCGCTTTATCGGGATCGATCTCGACGCCGTATAGCGGGACGTCCTCGCGCAATCGCGTCGGTTCGTCGGGGATGTCCACGCCCAGCGTATCGGAGAGGGAATGGGCCGGGTCCGTGGAGACGACGAGCGTCGACGTCCCGTCCGTCGCGCTCGCGAGCGCGGTGGCCGCCGCCATCGTGGTCTTTCCCACGCCGCCCTTGCCACCGTACAGGACGTATTCGGCCGTCTCGGCGTCCAGTGCCGGCTCGAGGGAATCGACCGCCTCGACCGTCAGTTCGTCCATGTCGGCGCTGGGCGGTGGAGCCGTGAGTATCCGTCGGTCTCCGCCCGGTTCCGCCTGGGACGGGCCCCTGGCACCGGTTTACGAGAAGTATTCGGCGAGCCGGTCGGCCGCTTCGTCGACGCGCGGGGTCACGAGCGCGAACCGGAACCAGTCCTCGAAGGCCTCGCCGAAACTCTCGCCCGGCATCCCCGCCACCCCGGCCTCGTCGATGAGGGTGAAGGTGTTCTCGAGGGTGCCGTCGATACCGGGGAATCGAGCCATGACGTAGAACGCTCCATCGGGTCGTGTGTACTCGGCCCCGGCCCGGTCCAGGCCGGTGGTAAACGTCTCGATTCGTTCCTCGATCAGGTCCCGATTTGCCTGGTGGTAGGCCGGGTCCGTCGTCTGAAGCGCGTGTAAGACGGCATACTGTGCGGGTCGAGATCCGGCGACGTTCGTCAGCATGTGTCGGGTTCGG is a genomic window of Halanaeroarchaeum sp. HSR-CO containing:
- a CDS encoding DUF5788 family protein, with the protein product MKEYERKQLLERIGRDGATVGASVPETIDLQGEPFELQSFVFETKRQAEVPANHRERVDSVKKRLRAERQERRRQLEHEDIDRARGEELVETIVGIDRALNALESLGETDLTQASKSAETADQKRWLAFLKKALGHDSDDSGPGARVR
- a CDS encoding rhomboid family intramembrane serine protease gives rise to the protein MATCDVCGREEGMPYQCRLCGGTFCSEHRLPEAHDCPGLDNWNDPGGVFDSGFDESVDSSRSSSRSVTDAIPIDTGPGGVFAYFRNNLTYLFLALMWVTFLLEAIVLFVLGDVVLFRTLFTLSSDNVTYVWTWVTSIFAHDPGGFFHIFFNSIVLYFFGPVVERRVGSKKFVALFLISGAVAGLAQVLAVMAVGGSTSVLGASGAIAALLGVLTVLNPNLRIYLYFIIPMPLWVATALFAGYSIMVSTAGGIGFGGVAQLAHLAGLGIGLAYGVVLKRRGARAPQQLQFGGRGGGRRGRGRF
- a CDS encoding endonuclease V — protein: MEVVRPEYLPDPALDRAAMEALQRAIADDARFEDDGRIDPAELTIDEPLELPDGTVSVSPATTAPIVVGIDQAFAEERAVSAAIAIQDGRVVDWSVGREPLQLPYIPGLLAFREAGAIVDALEGLSVEPTLLVLDGSGRLHFRQAGIATHVGVVFDVPAIGVAKSLLCGRPARSLAEPLPAGTRVPILADDSVDADLDTVIGHAYQSRQFSYPERRHVNPLFVSPGHRISAETTVEAVGALSAGYKLPEPTRLADRAVDVCKD
- a CDS encoding SDR family oxidoreductase, with translation MERTVLITGCSSGIGRATVRAYLSEGWTVYATARDVADIADLADAGAETRELDVTRPAQCRDVVEEIVDSAGRLDVLVNNAGYAQFGALEDVPTREVQRQFDVNVYGPHRLIRAALPHMRDAEDGTIVNVSSVTGRLATPGMGVYAGSKFALEGMSDALRGEVGQFGVDVVVVEPGPVETNFDDRARREVRTIDSNPAYDDLYDLYEDYTAMSGVGAVSPAEVADVILEAGVSTDPEPRYAVGQVARYSLLGRFVPDRWRDTIFSLLQRLP
- a CDS encoding glycerate kinase codes for the protein MTDAGSPAPNTEIRDRDSLATSPTRDLALSCLEAGIDAAHPERVIRDAVVVEDGRLQVADATYDLYPFRRILVLGGGNAAAHVATAIESVLGDRLDGGVVVTDDPVSLESVTVLPGDHPVPSQQGVESTEQLLETAREVDEDTLVVGVITGGGSALMAAPAPGLSLADLRETTDALLRSGATIHEINAVRKHCSAIKGGQLADALAPATVVSLVLSDVVGNDLDVIASGPMVPDRSSFADALAVLDTYDVTVPESVRDRLEAGADGRIAETPTAGDSIFDGVNTHVLADGFTALEAAAATAAEAGYDPLILSSRLEGESRDLGSTHAAIVDEMQATGHPVDPPAVLLSGGETTVSVTGDGHGGPNQEFALSAALSTDADAVVAAVDTDGIDGNSAAAGAILDGGADFDQRAKRALADNDVTPYLDERSSLVVTGPTGTNVNDLRVLVVPR
- a CDS encoding arsenical pump-driving ATPase GET3, with the translated sequence MDELTVEAVDSLEPALDAETAEYVLYGGKGGVGKTTMAAATALASATDGTSTLVVSTDPAHSLSDTLGVDIPDEPTRLREDVPLYGVEIDPDKAMDEAPIFGDDGSAMGPLGDLLGDEGFDPMMGGQMPGADEAAAMQLLLTYLDDQRFDRVVVDTAPTGHTLRLLELPELLDSMVGRFVALRERLGGLMEGVKGMFGEEAPAEGDGMDDLDELADRVERLRAILRDPQRTDFRIVTVPEEMAVQESLRLRSRLEEFGIPVGTVVVNRVMEPLSQVTDDVPEETFVSPDLEHCEFCQRRWAVQQGALQSAQDLFRGHDVKRVPLFADEVAGERMLRVVAACLQ